Proteins from a genomic interval of Nitrospinaceae bacterium:
- a CDS encoding radical SAM protein, which translates to MNENLKEKDLRVIGVGDAGGLHPSTVYGPVSSWRFGSSLGVDLILQASVCSFNCVYCQLGAIQVVTAERRLFVTTERVMADLEKADWQGADLVTFSGSGEPTLALNLGEAVRAVKERTGITTHVLTNGTLLHLPEVREALCGADRVSVKIDAPDEAMFQRVNRPAPGVTLAGIVEATIKFKQEFSGHMDSQVMFMPVNRAMTEKLCELLNKIRPDEVQLNTPRRAYPSEWFIETRGRYDYEKAPAKISELRTLGFDEAEAVEKIIREKTGLLVSSIYNGE; encoded by the coding sequence ATGAATGAAAACCTGAAAGAAAAAGATTTGAGGGTTATCGGCGTTGGCGATGCGGGCGGGCTGCATCCCTCAACGGTTTATGGGCCGGTTAGCTCGTGGCGCTTTGGCAGCTCGCTCGGGGTGGATCTCATCCTCCAGGCGAGCGTGTGCTCGTTCAACTGTGTTTATTGTCAGCTTGGCGCGATTCAGGTTGTTACTGCCGAGCGGCGGCTGTTTGTCACGACCGAGCGCGTCATGGCCGATCTGGAAAAAGCCGATTGGCAGGGCGCTGATCTTGTCACCTTCAGTGGAAGCGGCGAGCCTACCCTTGCTCTTAATCTTGGCGAGGCTGTCCGGGCGGTGAAAGAGCGCACCGGTATTACCACCCACGTTCTGACGAACGGAACGCTTTTGCATCTCCCCGAGGTGCGAGAGGCGCTGTGCGGGGCCGACCGCGTTTCGGTCAAGATAGATGCCCCGGATGAGGCCATGTTCCAGCGGGTGAACCGGCCTGCGCCTGGTGTCACCCTCGCTGGCATCGTTGAGGCGACGATAAAGTTTAAGCAAGAATTTTCTGGTCATATGGATAGCCAGGTGATGTTCATGCCGGTTAACCGCGCGATGACCGAAAAACTTTGCGAGTTGTTGAACAAGATTCGGCCCGATGAGGTTCAGCTCAACACCCCCCGGCGCGCCTATCCGTCCGAGTGGTTCATCGAAACCAGGGGCCGCTATGATTATGAAAAAGCCCCGGCCAAAATTAGCGAGCTTAGAACACTGGGCTTTGATGAGGCCGAGGCCGTCGAAAAAATTATCCGCGAGAAAACGGGCCTTTTAGTCAGCAGCATCTACAACGGGGAGTAA
- a CDS encoding monooxygenase, which translates to MITAIVSAPLPEGLTYEKYAENTKNMAERFRAIPGLIRKNFLFSAEEGKGGGVYLWESREAAEACYAGVWRENFMKAFGVEPTIVFYDTPVVVDNAAGEIKTAA; encoded by the coding sequence ATGATCACCGCCATCGTATCCGCGCCCCTACCCGAGGGCCTCACCTACGAGAAGTACGCCGAGAACACGAAAAACATGGCCGAGCGCTTCCGCGCCATTCCAGGACTGATTCGTAAGAACTTTCTTTTCAGCGCCGAGGAGGGCAAGGGCGGCGGGGTGTATCTGTGGGAGTCGCGCGAGGCGGCCGAGGCCTGCTACGCGGGCGTGTGGCGAGAGAACTTCATGAAAGCCTTTGGCGTTGAGCCCACCATTGTTTTCTACGACACCCCGGTTGTTGTTGATAACGCTGCGGGGGAGATTAAGACGGCGGCGTAG
- a CDS encoding DNA-3-methyladenine glycosylase 2 family protein, translated as MDKKLHTRLIKISKEISPELSGEIRALGPIDFPDRRYKSLSDHLARAVVGQQLSTKAARTIWERIQNARKNARERAPDFFRKENAPLIKSCGLSASKTKALAHIREAHRAGLLSPVKLRVMDHTERSARLLSIWGIGPWTCDMASIFFFKDEDIWPEGDISVQNTFRRYIGRKKPTLAAARFAPHRSYLAMYMWRILDGGN; from the coding sequence ATGGACAAAAAACTTCACACACGGCTTATAAAAATTTCAAAAGAAATCTCCCCGGAGCTCTCCGGGGAGATTCGCGCCCTCGGCCCGATTGATTTTCCCGACCGAAGATACAAATCCCTCTCGGACCATCTCGCCCGCGCCGTGGTCGGCCAGCAACTTTCCACAAAAGCTGCGCGAACCATTTGGGAGCGAATTCAAAACGCACGAAAAAATGCCAGGGAAAGAGCGCCCGATTTTTTCAGGAAAGAAAACGCACCGCTAATTAAAAGCTGCGGGCTCTCGGCGAGCAAAACAAAAGCGCTTGCCCACATTCGAGAAGCCCACCGGGCCGGATTGCTGTCCCCCGTAAAACTGCGCGTAATGGATCACACAGAGCGCTCGGCCCGCCTCTTGTCCATATGGGGAATCGGCCCCTGGACGTGCGATATGGCCTCAATATTCTTTTTTAAAGATGAAGACATCTGGCCCGAGGGCGACATCAGCGTTCAAAATACTTTTCGGCGCTACATCGGTCGCAAAAAACCCACCCTAGCCGCCGCGCGCTTTGCCCCCCACCGCAGCTATCTCGCCATGTACATGTGGCGAATACTGGACGGGGGAAATTAA